The DNA segment AGGATGAGTCAAAATAACTACTTGCATATAAGGGTCTATTTGGTTTGACTTCTGAATATAATAAATAACTGATAGTGAATAATTGATAGCTGATAACTATTATTAATAGCTAGTAGCTAATTATGGTTGATATATTTTGAgtgtttagtaaaattatatttaactgcTACTATTACATGTAAAATTACTAATAAGAATATAtacaatattatttattttactaatttattataagacatattaaaatataattttttaagtatatataaaaataacattataattattatatttataaaatttttatatttatttattataattttaaataatctattgatataaaaaaattattttaataaacacAAATTTTACAATTAGTAAATTTTTTAAAAGgataatataatcaaaataaataataaaattgagTCAACTATTAGAAACAGCTCTAAAATTAAAGTTAATACAAACTACAATTGATGAGCATCCTATTAGTTGTCTATTAGTTATAAGTTGTATTTATTCATCTGTTTAGGTGTCCATCAACTATCAGTTGTACTTAAAAGGTGAACCAACACCTACTAAATCACTCATTGGTTTACCATTCCACATAAACAATCTATGTGGAATCATGGCGGTGTCGTAAAAGTACTTGAATGGAAGGAGGGAATAGCCAAGGATTGGCATGCTAATGCTACTCCATCAGCTTTCAACTGAATTAGTGTTTATTATGGGGTGAATTACACCGATTATCCTTGAACTTGGGTAGTTATTTCATTTTAGTTactcaactttaatttattaaaataaaatatctcGAGTTTTATTTCAAAAAAAGCACCTTTAACCTACAGTGGCAAGTTTTTAGGTTTATAGATTGGTCAGTTATGTTTATTTATGAATATGACATAATTATAAACTAAAGATGCATAAAATGAGATCAGAAGATATGTAAATGTGATATAATGATCTAGGGTATTGCATATTGCATCTATTCCATTTCCACCATTTGAGAAGCTAACGGATATATAGCACTTGAACTCTTGAAGTATACATTGGTTATACGATCTATTTGTTAAGTATGAAGATTGCAGTAactataaaagaaaattattccCATTATGTGCGACTAAAAAACGAAGGAAAATTGGTCCACCCATAATTGGGCTCATGAGTAAACCCTTTAGCACCAACTCCTTAAGCTTAATTGCCTTCTTGTATTTGTTGTATAGCAGCCCACTTAAGAGAATTTGATTTCTCTTTAAATTATGAGATATGTAAGAGATGGAAATAAATTCTCACTCCTACATGTTGAAGAAGAATTTGGCAGAAAGCAAAAAAACATGGTTTTGTTTTCTTCACTGATTTTACTTGCAAAATATATAAGAAACTAGAGAACAATGTGTACTCTCTTTGACAGTGTTCTTCGGTTGCAACAAGAAGGAATTGTTCTTTTTGGGGTGGTTTAAATTCTTGAAGCAAATTTGGTGCAATcaaagttttttttatttttttattgtgttCCTTTCTCAAATAATTTCTATTGAGAAACACTGCATTCGTGGTAATATCTAGATTGTTAAGTTATATATTTGATTTCGTGGATAATATGTAATTAGATATGAACCAGTGATACAAAACTAGTTATAAGTATCTATGCATGATCTCATATGATCAGGgctatattgattttttttttctaacataAGATATTATGCTAGGTTAGACCTAGCCAATGGTTGATTTGAACCAAGAATTGATTTGATTGAAATTGATTTCAAAATTGATTAACAGTTTTATAAACTTAAATTAGCTCGGAATCGTAGTGAGAtcaattataatttttctttttattaaattTGAACTGAAATTAgtaaaacatttttaattataaatttttaattttttttaatattttaatcattaaattgtctcaattaaaatcaaataaaaattagaatCAAAATTAGCTAAAAGAGAGAGAGCAGAATCATGGCAAACCAACCTTGCTCAATTTAGTTTAAGTGTTTCAAGACAAACCAAAATTGATTATGTCatagaaaattatataataaagtcATGGTTTCATAGAAGTAGTCAGTATAGaatgacaaactaattaaaaataaataaatataaaaaaaatttaaataacattTTTTCAAGTTTCACAAttagataattattattttataagccacttatttatattttattaatatattatttcatataaattatcctatttttaaataattaattattctgTCTAGTCACCTCCCTGATTCCCTTCGTCCTCACTCTGTCCTTCTTTCCCtttaaaaggaaataaaaaaaaagttaatttttattaataacttttttattattgttttattataatataattatggtaattttttagtaatttattttttacttataattttataGTAGTCTTTTAATagctctttattttttatttttattttatcaataataatttatttggtaattttttgtaattttttattataatatattaatggtaatttttagataataatttttattagtaatttttaataatatttttatattagtttttcattttaatttgtttATGATTAACTTATTTTTAGTAacctttattaatatttatttatgataattttttatttgtaatttttattaGTGATttgtttttagtaatatttttatattaattttttagcattaattttattgttaatttattttttttctgattttattataatatatttttgatagtttttattttaattttattttaaacattatttttatgctgattttTAGTAGTAATGTGCTTTTTATTAGCAATTTATTAGTTtattaaattcttttaatttttaaaaatagcaATAGATTAAAATTCCGTTGTTATATTAACAAAGAATGTAACTCATCCTACTTTAGTTACAAACTGAAATTCCTTTGttaattagtaataaaaaaaattcaattattaattaGTTACTAAGTAactacaaaattaaaattttattagtagTCTGATTAATAATGAgcaaaatatatagataatggacATTGTCTAATTTCATCTTAAAAGCTAACTTAAGGTATTCTGATTTATCAAATCTTATATTTAGCACAAATATTTTATTTCAAACTAACATGGAATAATACATCACTCACATCAAATCATGATTATTTAGAGCGTAAAGTTTACAGGTAAGTAGATCTGTGAGTGACTTAATATTGAAGTAGGGTAAGTTTTGATACAATATGAAAAAAAATGATCCGGGTCTAACTACACTTTAAGGATGTGTTTGGTAAAAcgttaaaaattaaaagttaaatatTATTCTTATATGTTTTAACTTTAAGTGAGTGTTTAGTATAAGGTTAACAAAGTGTAATTATTATCTTATAACTTTCGATCCATTAGTGTTGTTTGGATTCTTAATgagactaaattaatttttcatctaattaatatttatatatttttgagatgctaaaaattaaacttaaagagcttaaattaataattatcctTACCTTAAAGAGAATAATTATTGACTTAGGCTCTAATATTAATATTTCACCCtttcaaaaagatataaatattaataaggtaaaaaaattaatataatctttttaaatatttaaataggtTAACagttatataaataataataatttcttatTAACTTTATATtaaatacttttaaattttatatttaacataaattttgtattttaaatcAATATAAAACAATACAATATTGCAACaaaatttctttactattattagtaaaataaattaataacgaaatttttaagataaaaaaggaaaaaaatcttGTCTTTTAGTGCTGAATGGGCAGGCAACACACCCCACATACGGGTAACTGTTGCAATCAACAGTCAAATATAGAAGAAACACTGTACGCTGAGAGGCAACTATTTTAATGTGTTATGGTGAGGGTACTTGGGGGCCTTTTTCCAATTGCTAAATTTGGGAAAGCTGGGCTCTTGGCGGAGCCCACGTTTCACGTGGAGACTAGCATAATGGCCACGTAAGTGACAAATTAAGACTGCTGCATAAAATCTCTCCTAATCCCCTCTCCACCAATCATCTTCCTCTCCCCACGTGGGCGTTTGGGCCCCACTCTTGCTCCTAATTATGTCATATGATCCCTCCTTTCTTTTCTACTTCATCTTCTCTGCCTTTTGTGCAATATGATATAATATTTTTCTTATCATatatttgaatttaaaataaaaatatataaaatttttatataaaataaataaattatttcctatgttttatgtatatatattttaacCTAGTTTGGCTTTTTATCATCTAATtgttctcttttttttctttctgtttctctttctctctctccgtTCTTCCTTTCTTCTGATTCCATCTAGCAGCTTCTTCTTTCATATAAAGGGTATATTATTAGAAGTAGTTTAGCTGTTGTTGATCGGTTTTGATACTGTATAAGGCAGGACTATGGGCGACTCTTCTGCCTCGTATATTCACATGGTTCGTATATGCCTATATCTGATAattaaatttgatgttttctTATGTTCATCTGATGATAGATATTTTATGATGGTGATGATGTATATGCATAAAAATGATGTGGCAGGTGCACCATCTGATAGAAGAGTGCATAGTATTCAATATGGGCAAAGAAGAGTGCATGGAAGCTCTTTCCAAGCACGCCAACATCAAACCTGTCATCACTTCAACAGGTTATTCTCTCTtttagatgatgatgatgatgatgatgatgatgattcttTTTAAGATGATGATCATGTGATGATGTTGATCGCATGTGTACGTGTTACAGTGTGGAACGAGCTGGAGAAAGAAAACAAGGAGTTCTTCGAGGCCTACACGAAGAAGAGAAGAGGGGAGAAAGTGAGAGAAATGGAGACAAGGCACGAGATCCAAGGCGTGATTGCTGATTCTTCCAATTCCAATACAAGCGCAGATCATTAATAAGCACTGTCTCTGTTTGCCCTTCCCTTGATTTCTCCCAGTCGCCTATTTAGTTATATTTtactcaaaaataaaataaaataaaataattcaccTTCCTATTAAATTcactttatatattttttatatgcaTATAAAAAATATGTTTGTGTACGGATATATATATTCAATATAAAATGTTACATCTTTTATATTTTCACACATTCCATTAACATATTCAAACCTgagatctcttaaattaaatgaataaattttTCTTTCGTGCGTAAACTAACCCCTGAAAGGTTTTAACCATGTAAATAAACGAGAAGAGTAAGAAGATAGATCGAAGATAGATCTCTCAGATTTAGTATATATATAACTGTCATTAGGTTATATATGTCCACTAAAATATTATGTATATTTTTATACGATAAATTTCAATTgagatttaaagaaaaaaatgttcaatttaatctttatatttattgggaaaagtttaattttatatatttttaatttaaatttaattcaatttaaaaattaaaatttataagttaaatttcatgatttttaagtaaatttgatgatttttttttattttctttttatttctaaattaagcttaaataaaaatattagttaatttcgaaaaaaaaattaaaataaattaatctaaattatttaaataaatatagaagtgaaaTTGAGTTTTAGACTGAAATTTAAACTTAAAActttaagattaaaaaaaaaaaatcatcttttgaatcactcaatcaATTTTGACATTCgtaataattaagaaaataataatgaaaGGTTTAGTTTCAATAATTGTCATCATTTAACTTATACCAcagtaaattttaatattgatCTATTGCAGTATACCAGGTATTGTCTTTGAGGCGTTTCTTTTTAAAACATTCATCtttaaataatttacaaatatttttttttttttggaatttcaTAGcacatattttaatattatttaattttatatatcttTTCATCTCCTTGATCATAATTTATTTTGTCCTtaaaaattcctttttttttaccttttatataattttaccaataataataaaattatatatatatttcagtACTGTACTAATACGCTATACCATTCTAACAAAAAATATGTTTATATTTGAGAATTCATAATCTTACatattatttaattatcattgagttaaaattgattaatatatataaaaactcggtttaaaaattaaaattaaaggaactAGTATTACTTCTAGAAAATAAAAGGATCAAgaagaattaaaaaataaagaaaataattaccATTCAAAAAGCAACTAACAGTATTCATAGGAGTTCTCAATAGCGAAAATATTGCCCCATTAGGCGTTAGCCCAAGTCGACCTACTATAATTTCTCCAATTAGAAATAGTTATTTCGTAATTTGCCTGCTTTACTATTTATTCCTAGGACTTGATTAGGTGTATTAAAATTTGTGTACAAAAATATGTAAATAggataatttgataaattttaaatactttttaGAAATATAATGTCTATTTAgcctttaataaaattttcagatttgaatttcaaattttacaACTTCTTTCTCTTCTATTTTTAGCTATCTAATCAAATATCACAAATTCTTTAACCTATCATCTTTCACCAATTAGAAACCAATTAGAAACCATCCCACCATTCCTTTAACCTATAAGAGCCACCATTACTCTAACCAATAATGACCCATCTTAACCTAACTTTATAACTTTTTTCAAGCAAGAGACTCCGTAACCCATTTCAAGCATCTTCTTCATATATCTATTTTCGTGTTTTGCTTTTTCCTAAATCAAATTTATATTTTCCATCTCATATGCCCTTCAAGTTAGACAACAATGGGAGGAGATCCGATTTTCATAagagcgaaaaaaaaaaaaaaaggaaaagttgTCTCTAAAACTGAACCGAAtaactaaaaaatttaaaaataaaaaatgaatcaaactaaatttctataaaaatagAACCAAATTTCCAAATTAAATCGGTTCGGTCTATTATTTTGATCTGAACTGAACAATGCTCACCCttatctaattgattaattaattatgatgtaattgattatagttacttaatttatgatctaatttaTTATGATCTACtgaattaattgataaaatacctgataatatttgattataatataattaattatgactacttgatttatgatcgaattgattatgatctacttgattaattgataaaatactcgATTGTAgttgattatgatctaattgatcaaAGTTAGTTGATTTATCATCTAATTGATTAAGATCTAGtagattaattgaaaaaaaaaattcaattgtaCTTGATTGTGATGTAATTGAtgatagttacttgatttatcatctgattgatttatgaaatacttgattaattaataaaatacactattgtacttgattatgatctaattgatcatagatacttgatttatgatctaataattgaaaaaataattaattgtagCTGATTATGATCCAATTAATCATAATTAGAtgatttataatctaattgattAAGATCTACTAGATTAATTTGAAAAATACCCAATTGTACttgattataatgtaattgatcATGATTACTTGAttcataatttaattgattatgatctacttgattaattaaaaaaaatacttgattgtaattgattatgatccaattaATCACAATTAGttgatttataatctaattgattAAGATCTACtagattaattgaaaaaaaaaaaaagacacccAGTTATACCTAATTGTGTTgtaattgatcatagttacttgatttatgatctaattgattatgatctatatgattaattgataaaatactcaATTGTAgttgattatgatctaattgatcaaAGTTAATTGATTTATCATCTAATTGATTAAGATCTAGtagattaattgaaaaaaaaaatatccgATTGTACTTGATGTAATTGATGATAATTACTTGATTTATcatctaattgattatgatttgCTTGATTGATAGATAAAATCCCTTATTGTGcttgattatgatctaattgatcataattacttgatttatgatctacttaattaattgaaaaaataCTTGATTGTAGTTGATTATGATCCAATTAATCATAATTAGTTTATTTATATTCTAATTAATTAAGATCTACtagattaatttaaaaaatactcGATTGTATTTGATTATAATGTAATTAATCATGATTACTGGAtttataactcaactcaactcaactaagcctttattccaaaaatttgggatTAGCTATATGAATTCAttttttccactctaaacgattttgggttaaatcctcagaaatttgtaatacttttaggtcatgttgtactacttttctccaagtcaatttaggtctacccttttttttctttctatcatctaacttaatgtgctctacttgtctaactagagccttcgtatgtctacgcttcacatgaccagattacttgatttatgatctaattaattataatcttaattgaaaaaaaaaatacttgattgtaattgattatgatccaattaATCATAGATAAttgatttataatctaattgattAAGATCTACtagattaattgaaaaaaaaatacccAAGTATACCTGATTGTGTTATAATCGATCATAGTTACTTGATtcatgatctaattgattatgatctacttgattaattgataaaatacttTATTGTAgttgattatgatctaattgatcaaAGTTAATTGATTTATCATCTAATGATCTAGTAGATTAATTGGGGAAAAAAACACCCAATTGTACTTGATGTAATTGACGATAGTTACTTTATTTATcatctaattgattatgatctaattg comes from the Hevea brasiliensis isolate MT/VB/25A 57/8 chromosome 5, ASM3005281v1, whole genome shotgun sequence genome and includes:
- the LOC110646584 gene encoding uncharacterized protein LOC110646584, yielding MGDSSASYIHMVHHLIEECIVFNMGKEECMEALSKHANIKPVITSTVWNELEKENKEFFEAYTKKRRGEKVREMETRHEIQGVIADSSNSNTSADH